TCAGGGAACGAATACGCGTGCCATATGGCCCGCTCGGCGTCCTGCGGCGAGTCCTCCTGGTCGCGCCAGCGCCGGAAGAACCGGTACGCCGCCAGCCAGTCCGGGAACTCCACCGGCAGCGCCCGCCATTTCGTGCCGTTGTCGTTGACGTACAGCATCGCGTCGATCATCTCCCGTGGCAGTAGCCCTCCGGCCGACCGCCGAGGTCCGCAGCCTCGATGGTGATGCCGCCAAGGTGAAGTGCCGAGGTGCTCAAGGGCGATTTCCTCATCGGGTCGGGTTCAGATCGCGGGTGGGATGGATCCGGAGAATCGAAGCATGAGTCGAGCGATGGTCAGATGACGGGAACAGGGGGAGGTGCGAGCAGCGTGCGGTCGCCGTCGAAGCCGCGGCTCAGCGCGGCCGCGACATCCTCGTGCGGGGTTCCCAGGCGTACCGCGCTGATCTCGTCCAGGTGTTGATAGTGCTGGTCGCCGAGCTCGAGGTGGAGAGACCCGAGGTAGTCCTCTAGCTGCGTGAGGGTGCGGGGGCCGACGATCGGGATCAGCGCCGTCTGCGCGAGAGCGGTCCGGCGGCGTAGCCAGGCCAGGGAGACCTGAAGCGCGCTGGCGCCGACCTCGTCGGCTATCGCCAGGACGGCGTCGACGACGGCGGTGCGCTGTGCGGTGGCCTCGATCACGTCGCCGCGAGCGGTGAGCCTGCCCTGTCCGCCCTGTCGGTACTTGCCGGTGAGCAGACCTCCGGCCAGCGGGGAGTACAGGGCCACGCCCAGGCCGTGGGCCTGCGCCATGGGCAGCAGTTCCCGCTCGGCGGATCGTTCGGCCAGGCTGTATTCGGTCTGGATGCCGACCAGTGGAGCCTGAGCGCGCAGGTCTGCCCGGATCGCGGCGCCGGCGACCCGCCAGGCCGGGAAGTTCGACAGCCCGCCGTGCCGGATCTTGCCGGATCGGATCAGGTCGTCGAACGCGGCCAGGATCTCCTCGACCGGGGTCGTTCCGTCGGGAAAGTGCGGCATGAAGACGTCCACGTAGTCGGTGTCCAGACGGCGCAAACTCGCCTCCAGGGAACGAATCATGACCTTGCGGCCGTTGCCGGTGGTGCCGGGACGGGGCTCGGCCTGCCTGGTCCCGCCGTACTTGGTGATCACCACGAAGTCGTCGCGTCGGCCGCCGAGCAGCCCGCCGAGCACGGTTTCGGCCTGTCCGTCCTGGTAGAGGTTGGACGTGTCGAACGTGGTGCCGCCCGCGCCGACGAAGGCCTCGAAGATCTGCCGTGAGCCCTCGGGACCGGCGCCGGCGTCCGAGGTGGCGAAGTTCGCCGTCCCCAGCACGTACTCCGAGACTCGCAGTCCGGTCAGTCGGCCGAAGGTCTGATAGCGCATGGCGGCTCCTCAAAGTCGGTGTTGCGAGGTAGACTCCACGACAGTATCAAGAAAAACGAGGGGTCACTCTTTTTATGCCCAAGGTCAGCCAAGCACACCTCGACGCCCGTCGCCGGCAGATCCTCGACGCCGCCCGCGCCCGCTTCGCCACCCACGGCTTCGCCCACACGTCCATGGCCGACATCGTCACCGAGTCCGGGCTCTCCAACGGAGCCATCTACCGGTACTTCACCAGCAAGGACGAGATCGTCATCGCCGTCTGCGAACAGGCAGCCGAAGCGCTCCCGCAGGCCCTGACCGCCGAGACTGTCGACGGCTTCCTCCAGCACGTGCGCACGATGGCGCGTGAGCAGGACCACGCCCGCCTGGTAGCCCAGATCTACGCCGAAGCGGCCGTCTCACCCCCGCTGGCAGCTCTCGTCCAACAACAGCTCGCCGAAAGGCGGGCCGCAGTCGCCGCGTTGATCCCCGACCGCCGCCGCGAGGATGCCGAACAGATCGCCGAAGCGTTCGTGGCCCTCTGCAGCAGCTACAGCCAGCAGCTTGCCATCCGCGGTGATCTGGACCCCGCACCCTTCACTGCGGCGCTGATGGCGATCATCAAGGGATAGCAAAGTCTCGCTGATGATCGACCGGCCTACCACCTCGACACTGCGACGATCGACGGCATCTCATACCTTCAGAAACAGGCTAATTCCCGGACTCGGATCCCATCCTTTTAACGCGCTTCGCTCAGTGCCACCAGAGTGCGCAGGACCTCCGCCGGGGACGGCAGGGCCTGGTTGTGCTCCCGAACTGCTTGTGCTGCCTGCCGGAAGGCCGGGTTGCCCAGCACCTCCTGCGCTGCGGCTCCGGCGTCGGCAGGGTCGGTGATGACTCGGGCCGCGCCCAACTTCTCGGCCCGGGCGGCGTTGATGGGATGGTCGGCGGCGACCGGGCGGATCACCATGGGCGATCCGGAAGCGAGCGTGCTGAGTACGGTCCCGGTGCCGCCCGCCGACACCACCAGGTCCGCTTCGGGAAGGATGCGCGCCAGCGGTACGAATCCCACATGACGAACGTTCGGTGCCTGGGCAGTCTCATCGTCCGCCGATCCGGTGACCAGGACGTTGAAGCCGGCCTTCGCCACCGACCGGACGAACTCCCGTTCCATGTCACGGTCCTGGAACGTCGTGCCCAGCGTGATCAGAACCCGGAGACCGGGCCGATCGAACACCGGGGACTCGTAGACCGCGTCGGCGCGGTCGTACGGCGTGATCCGGACCGGCACGCGGTCCTGCGCCAGCGGCGCGCCGTCGCCGTGCAGCAGGTCCGGATACGGATCGACGTACGCCAGCCGGCGGGTCCCGGTCAGCCCGCGCTGTGCGAGCTGGGACGCCCACCGCTCGTCGAGGGCCTGCGCAAACTGGGGAGGCATGCCGCCGGCGATTCCGTGGACCGCCCACGGTACCTTCAGCCTGGCCGCGACCGCGGGGCCGACGTAGTCCAGCGCGTCACAGACGATGAGTCCGGGGCCGAACTCGTCGGCGCGCATGCACGCCTCGTCGAAGGTCAGGTCGACGCGGGTGCCGGCGAACATCTCCGCCGCCTCGGGCCCCACTCCGGCCCAGCGCCTGCCGAGCCGCTTGACCGTCTCCGCGGCATTGACCTCCATGGACGGCCCGGCGGCCAGCACCTCGAACGGTGCCAGCAGCCCTTTGAGGTCACCGGACGTCAGGATGACGACCTCGTGACCGTCGGCGGCGGCCGCGGCGGCCATCGGCGTCAGAGGCAGCACGTGCCCGGCGACGGGAACAGCGCTGAAGAGGATACGCATAAGAACCACTCACTACCTGTTCTGTGGCTGTCGAATTCTGAGATACGTGTTCTGAAATATGAGTTCTGAGATACGGGCGAACCGGGCAAGATCCTTGCCCGGACAAGGGCGAGCTACCGGCCGCTGCCGCGTACCTTCCGCCATGGAAGCCACCATGCCGGGCGCAGGATCGCGGGGGTATCCCTAAGGTGTGGGATCGTCGGCAGCGCCGGACAGCGCGGCGGCGAGCGCCCCGCGTGACGAGACGCCGACCTTGCCGTAGATCGCCTTGAGATGGTCCGCCACCGTGTAGCGGGTGATGAACAGGGCCTCGGCGATGTCCGGGTTCGTCAGCCCGGTCACGACCAGGGCGGCGACCTCGCGCTCCCGGTCGGAGAGCCGGTGAGCGCGCATGATCAGGTGCTGGAGATCGCCTCGACGAGCCGGCTCGATCGTGACCGTGACGGCCCCGGGCCCCAAGGCCGGCGACTGCGACAGCGGGGCGGCACGCAGCAGCAGCCAGGTGCCGTCTGTCGCGCGGATGCGCAGTCGAGGTGACCGGCGATCCGGCGTGGCGCGTTCGAGGTCGCCGGGCGTGACCCGTTCGAGCAGGGCGTAGAGGAAGCCGGGAAGGGGGTCGCCGCCCGGAACCGGGCGGGGCAGCCGCGAGAGCCAGCGGTCCGCGGCCGGCGTGGACGCGATGAGACGGCGGTCGTGGTCGAACACGATCGTGCCCAGCTCGTCACCGCTCGGGGGTGCGCCGGCGGGTTCGAGCGCGGCGCGGCGCAGCCTGTGCGCCAAGACCGGGACACTCTGTCCCACGGCGAAGGCGTCCTCCGCCGTGAAATGCGGATCAGAGCGCTCGCGGTAGAGGTGGAGCATGCCCCAGCAGGCACCCCCGGCGGTGAGCGCGAGAGACAGGCTGTCGCCCAGCCCGGCGGGACCGGCGATCTCCGACCAGTACCGATCGCGGGCCAGGTCGCCGCCGGTACTCACGCTCGTCGCGGTGAACCCGCGTTCGGCCAGCGTCGTGAGGTCGCGCGACGTGGGCCACGACCGGTGCAGCAACCGCTGGTGCCGCCCGACCACCGGATTGTCCGAAATAGCCCAGGACGGGAGCCACGTAGCGGGATCGACGCTGGTCCAGCACATCGAGCCGAAGCCGACGATCCGGCGCAGCGCGTCCACAACGGACCATTGGAACTCGACACCGGACACGCTCGCCCCCGCCAACTGCTCGATCGTGCTTCTGGCACGCGCGGCAGTCGAGTAGGCCATGTGGAGATCCTACGATTTCGAACGATCCCGTGGCCCCAATGCTCCGGACGGCCCGACTTCCGTAGCAACGACGGGGTGCAGAACGGCCTCGTGAAGGAGTTCGAGTCGCTGGGAGGCTGACCGCGTCGGCACCGGGCCTGTACCCGCGCGGTCAGCTCAGCCATGGCGAACGGTTTGACGAGGTAGTCGTCGGCTCCGTTTTCGAAGCCTGACACTCGGTCTTCGACGGTGCTGAAGGAGGTGAGCATCAGCACCAGGGCCGTGTGTCCGCGAGCCGTTCCGCGAGATCGACCACGCAGCCGGCCGCGCGCAGACCGTCGACGATCAGCGGCGCGAGTCCGGGATCGTCTTCCGCCACGAGCACCCGCACGGCGGCTCCAGTCCTCGCGACCGGGAAGGTGCTACGGCTGGATCTGGTCCGAGAGTGCGAGGTCCCAGACCGCGAGGCCGTGGATCTGCTCGTTCGCGGCCATGGTGCGGCGCAGAGCGAAGGATCGGGCGTCGGACCACCAAAGGACGGTGCCGTCGGACAGCGTCGCGGTCCACTCCCCGGCGGCGTCGTCGAATTGGGCGGTGGCGCCGTCGGCGGCGACGAGGTCGCGCGCGGCCTGGTCGCTGACCTGGGTCGCGGCGCCGCCGGCCGGCCAGGAGTAGCCGTATCCTGCGACGCCCAGGTCCACCTTGGCGGCCGGGACCTGGCTGACGAGTGCGTCCAGGCCCTGCTGCTGCCAGGACAGCGAGCCGACCGGGCCGGGGTCCGAGGCCTGGGTGTGCTGGTCGTAGGCCATCAGCACCAGGTGGTCGACGACCTGGCCGAGGGCCGGCAGGTCGTATCCGAGGGCTGCGTATTCGTCCGCGCTCTGGCCGTTCATCAGGTCCAGGCTGACGGTCTTGCCGGCCGGCAGCGCCTGCTTCAGCGCGGTCATGAAGGCCGTGAGCCCTGCGGTGTCCCGGGCCTGCAGGGACTCCATGTCGATGGTGACGCCGTCCCAGCCCTGGGAGGTGACCGCGTTGGTGAGGGTGGCGACCACGGTGTCGATGTTGGTCTGGTTGCTCAGCAGGTTGTAGGCGGCCTGCTCGTCGAAGTCCCCGATGCTCTGGCTGAAGTTGCCGGCCAGGAACTCGGCTGGGAGGCCGTCGGCGTGTGCGGCGGCCAGCTGGTTCTGTGCGGCACTGCTGGGTTGACCGACGCTTGTCCCGTCGGCGGTGATGTTGACACCGTCGGCGCCGACGGAGCCGAGGGCGCCGGCACTGGCGTCGATGAGCGAGGTGGCGTCGCCCTCTTCCTGATAGCCGACCACCGGCAGGCCGGTGACGGCGGAGGCGGACGAGGAGGCTTTGGCAGCGGGGAGGAACCAGGGGTTGCCGCCGCCGAGCGACCACACCGAGACCTTGGTGACGCCCAGATCGGTGAGGACTTTCAGCTTGGCGGTCAGGGAAGCGCTGTCGACGTAGTCGTAGAGGACCCCGCCGGAGGTCCAGCGGATCTCGCCCGAGGAGGGGTCGCGGCGTGCGGCGATGACGGCGGGGCCGGAGGAGAAGCCGGGGCTGCTCTTCATGTCGCTGAACTGGACGTTGCCGGTGACCGCGTTCAGGTCGCAGGGGTCCAGGGCGTGGTAGCCGTAGGACGGGAGCCCGATGACCAACCGGGAGTGGTCCGGGACTTTGCTCTGGGCGTAGGTGGTGACCTGCTTGAGCCAGCCGTACGGCGTGATCGGCAGGCAGCGGGCGCCGGGCTGGGTGTCGAACTCCTCGTCGTAGGCCATGATCACGAGCTCGTCGACGCCGGTCGCCGAGACCTGCGCGTAGTCGTAGAACGTGGCGTCGGCGGTCATTGCCGGGGCGTCTACCTGCAGCCGCTTGCCGTGGGCGTGCAACGAGGTCGCGAGCTGGGTCAGGAACTTCTTGTAGTTCGTGAAGTCCGCCGGCGACCAGGACCAGTAGTCCTCCAGGTCCACGTCGACGCCGGACAGGCCGTTGCCGACGATCAGCGAAGTGAGCTGCGAGACGGCCTTGGACCGGTTGCCGGAGCTGCTGACCAGCGCGTGGACGTCGGCGGTCGTCATCCCCGAGATGGTCGGGTACTGATACGCCGAGTGAGCCTTCACACTGGCGACGTTCGCCGCGCTGTAGGCGTTGCACAGCCCTGAGGCCGCGGTCTCCAGCTTGACCGAGCCGTTCGACTGCACGGACCAGTACTCAGGCTTGAGCGCGCCGTTCAGGACGCGGTTGTCGGCGTACTCCTGCGGCGCCGAGCAGGTGGAGTCGCCGGGGGAGCCGGGATACAGCCAGGTCTGCAACTGCACGCCGGCGGTCGGCGCGGCGGGCTTCGGCTTGGAGACGGCCGCCATGGCGGGCACGGTCGTCGCGACGATTCCCGCCGCCGCACAGGCGGTCAGGATGGTGAGCGGTCTTGTTCGGCGAAGCATGTGTCCTCCGGAAAGCGTGACTGATCACCACGCGGACCGGGTGGTCCGCGCGGGGCGTGGCGGTGGTTCCGGTGGTGCCTGTTGTGCCTGCGGGTGCGCGGACCGCCGCGCTGACCGCCGCGCCGACTGCTCAGCCGGACCAGTAGGAGTCCAGGACCAGCGTGTCGGCGCCGGGGACGGCCGAGGCCGTCGACCAGGAGCCGCCCAGCACCCGGCCGCCGCTGCCGTCGTCGTCGGCGGCCAGCGACAGCTGCGTCACGATGCGGTAGCGGTCACCGCGGTACACCGAGTGCGTGAACTCCACGACTCGGCCCTCGGTGTCGGCGGTCGCCCGCTCGAACAGCAGCGCCGGGGTGTGGACCGGCACTCCCAGCAGTTCGGCTTCGGCGGTGTCGACGACGGTCGGTTCGATGATCTGCGTGGCGGTGGCCAGCCCGATCCCGTACCGCTGTCCCAGGATCTGGTAGAACGAGCCGGTCTCAAGGTCCTGAGGAGTCAGTCCGGGCACGAGGACGGCCGGCACGTGCAGGGTGTCGACCGACATCGGGTCCCCGTCGGCCAGCCGCAGCCTGGTGATGCGCAGGACCGGTTCGGCCGGCGACACGTTCAGGCGTCGGCTGATCCGGGCTCCGGCCGCGACGGCTTGGAAGTCCACCATCCTGCTGGTCCAGACCCCGTCCACGCCGCCGACGGCCAGCGGTCGGCCGGGAGCGGTGGCCGGGGCGCCCAGGCGCTGGGCCACCTTGGCCTTGGCCACGAAGACTCCGCGACCGTGCTCCCTGACCAGCAGGCCGTCGCGGACCAGGTCGTCGACGACCGAGCGCAGCGTCGGGCGGGACACCGAGAGCTCGTCGCTCAGCTGGCGCTCGCCGGGGATCGCCCGGCCCGGGCCGTACTCGTCGACCAGGTCCAGCAGGTGTCCGCGGATGCGCTCGCGTTTCTGCCAGCGGCTCTCGCCCACGTTCATCGGTGCTCGGTTCCCTCTCTGTCCGTCGTTCCGCCACTAGTGATCCGGAACCCTTGACGTTGACCAAATAATGACCCACGATAAGCCCACTGGTCAATGGTTGGTAAGTTTTCGGCCCTGGATGTGGCCGTGGTCCGCCATAGATGACCCGAATCCATACCACTTCTGTTCCACCCATCCCTGGGTCGGAGGCCCCCATGTTTCTGCACCGCCGCACACCCGCAGGCTCGCCGAGCACCCGGAACAGTACCCGGGCCCGCCTGGCCGCCGCCGCCGTCGTCCCGGCCCTCGCCCTGGCACTGACCGGGACGACAGCCGCGTGTTCGGCCGGCGGCGGCTCCACCGCCAAGGCCGACACCGGCGCCGAGGACACCACGCCGGTCACCATCACCTTCTGGCACGGTCTGAGCTCGCCGCACGAGGTCGCCTCCATCGACGCGGTCCTGGCCAAGTTCCACCAGAAGTACCCGTACATCACCGTGCAGGCGGTCAAGGCCCAGGACGACGACAAGATCAACCAGGCGATCCGCGGCGGCACCGCGCCGGACGTGGCCTCCTCGTTCAACGCGAACAACGTCGGCGGGTGGTGCGCCAGCGGCGCCTTCCAGGACCTCGGCCCGGACATCGCCGCCGACCACGTCGACATGACGCAGATCCCGCAGGCCGTCCAGTCCTACACCGCCTACGCCGGCAAACGCTGCACGATGCCGTGGCTGGCCGACACCTTCGGGCTCTACTACAACAAGAAGCTGTTCGCCGCCGCCGGGATCACCGCACCGCCCAAGACGATGACCGAACTGGCCGACGACGCCAAGAAGCTGACCGTGCGCAACCCGGACGGCTCGATCAAGACCGCGGGCTTCATGCCGTATTTCGGGGCCTACGAGATGCTCACCGAGCACCTGCTCCCCAGCTGGGGCGGCAGCTGGCTGAAGGCCGACGGCACCTCGAACACCGCCTCCGACCCGGCCTTCGTCTCCGCACTGACCTGGCAGAAGAACCTGGTCGACTGGTTCGGTGCGGACAAGCTGGCCAAGTTCAAGGCCGGCATGGGCGACGAGTTCTCGGCGCAGAACGCCTTCGAGACCGGCGCGCTGGCGATGATGGTGGACGGCGAGTGGCGCACCGCGTTCATCAAGAACGACAAGTCGGACGTCGACTACGGCACGGCGCCGATGCC
This portion of the Catenulispora sp. EB89 genome encodes:
- a CDS encoding LuxR C-terminal-related transcriptional regulator; its protein translation is MAYSTAARARSTIEQLAGASVSGVEFQWSVVDALRRIVGFGSMCWTSVDPATWLPSWAISDNPVVGRHQRLLHRSWPTSRDLTTLAERGFTATSVSTGGDLARDRYWSEIAGPAGLGDSLSLALTAGGACWGMLHLYRERSDPHFTAEDAFAVGQSVPVLAHRLRRAALEPAGAPPSGDELGTIVFDHDRRLIASTPAADRWLSRLPRPVPGGDPLPGFLYALLERVTPGDLERATPDRRSPRLRIRATDGTWLLLRAAPLSQSPALGPGAVTVTIEPARRGDLQHLIMRAHRLSDREREVAALVVTGLTNPDIAEALFITRYTVADHLKAIYGKVGVSSRGALAAALSGAADDPTP
- a CDS encoding glycosyltransferase — protein: MRILFSAVPVAGHVLPLTPMAAAAAADGHEVVILTSGDLKGLLAPFEVLAAGPSMEVNAAETVKRLGRRWAGVGPEAAEMFAGTRVDLTFDEACMRADEFGPGLIVCDALDYVGPAVAARLKVPWAVHGIAGGMPPQFAQALDERWASQLAQRGLTGTRRLAYVDPYPDLLHGDGAPLAQDRVPVRITPYDRADAVYESPVFDRPGLRVLITLGTTFQDRDMEREFVRSVAKAGFNVLVTGSADDETAQAPNVRHVGFVPLARILPEADLVVSAGGTGTVLSTLASGSPMVIRPVAADHPINAARAEKLGAARVITDPADAGAAAQEVLGNPAFRQAAQAVREHNQALPSPAEVLRTLVALSEAR
- a CDS encoding aldo/keto reductase, producing MRYQTFGRLTGLRVSEYVLGTANFATSDAGAGPEGSRQIFEAFVGAGGTTFDTSNLYQDGQAETVLGGLLGGRRDDFVVITKYGGTRQAEPRPGTTGNGRKVMIRSLEASLRRLDTDYVDVFMPHFPDGTTPVEEILAAFDDLIRSGKIRHGGLSNFPAWRVAGAAIRADLRAQAPLVGIQTEYSLAERSAERELLPMAQAHGLGVALYSPLAGGLLTGKYRQGGQGRLTARGDVIEATAQRTAVVDAVLAIADEVGASALQVSLAWLRRRTALAQTALIPIVGPRTLTQLEDYLGSLHLELGDQHYQHLDEISAVRLGTPHEDVAAALSRGFDGDRTLLAPPPVPVI
- a CDS encoding glycosyl hydrolase family 18 protein codes for the protein MLRRTRPLTILTACAAAGIVATTVPAMAAVSKPKPAAPTAGVQLQTWLYPGSPGDSTCSAPQEYADNRVLNGALKPEYWSVQSNGSVKLETAASGLCNAYSAANVASVKAHSAYQYPTISGMTTADVHALVSSSGNRSKAVSQLTSLIVGNGLSGVDVDLEDYWSWSPADFTNYKKFLTQLATSLHAHGKRLQVDAPAMTADATFYDYAQVSATGVDELVIMAYDEEFDTQPGARCLPITPYGWLKQVTTYAQSKVPDHSRLVIGLPSYGYHALDPCDLNAVTGNVQFSDMKSSPGFSSGPAVIAARRDPSSGEIRWTSGGVLYDYVDSASLTAKLKVLTDLGVTKVSVWSLGGGNPWFLPAAKASSSASAVTGLPVVGYQEEGDATSLIDASAGALGSVGADGVNITADGTSVGQPSSAAQNQLAAAHADGLPAEFLAGNFSQSIGDFDEQAAYNLLSNQTNIDTVVATLTNAVTSQGWDGVTIDMESLQARDTAGLTAFMTALKQALPAGKTVSLDLMNGQSADEYAALGYDLPALGQVVDHLVLMAYDQHTQASDPGPVGSLSWQQQGLDALVSQVPAAKVDLGVAGYGYSWPAGGAATQVSDQAARDLVAADGATAQFDDAAGEWTATLSDGTVLWWSDARSFALRRTMAANEQIHGLAVWDLALSDQIQP
- a CDS encoding ABC transporter substrate-binding protein; translated protein: MFLHRRTPAGSPSTRNSTRARLAAAAVVPALALALTGTTAACSAGGGSTAKADTGAEDTTPVTITFWHGLSSPHEVASIDAVLAKFHQKYPYITVQAVKAQDDDKINQAIRGGTAPDVASSFNANNVGGWCASGAFQDLGPDIAADHVDMTQIPQAVQSYTAYAGKRCTMPWLADTFGLYYNKKLFAAAGITAPPKTMTELADDAKKLTVRNPDGSIKTAGFMPYFGAYEMLTEHLLPSWGGSWLKADGTSNTASDPAFVSALTWQKNLVDWFGADKLAKFKAGMGDEFSAQNAFETGALAMMVDGEWRTAFIKNDKSDVDYGTAPMPVADDKPDLYGSGFVGGNVIGIPRGAKHPAAAWKLVKFLTTDPDAVASFADAIGNVPTTLAALDSPDFTLAKDPNFATFLEVFKNPKTSTTPASPNGGAYLTNFGPFADKWQNGKVPDLKAGLADIDKQNDAALKLSQ
- a CDS encoding GntR family transcriptional regulator encodes the protein MNVGESRWQKRERIRGHLLDLVDEYGPGRAIPGERQLSDELSVSRPTLRSVVDDLVRDGLLVREHGRGVFVAKAKVAQRLGAPATAPGRPLAVGGVDGVWTSRMVDFQAVAAGARISRRLNVSPAEPVLRITRLRLADGDPMSVDTLHVPAVLVPGLTPQDLETGSFYQILGQRYGIGLATATQIIEPTVVDTAEAELLGVPVHTPALLFERATADTEGRVVEFTHSVYRGDRYRIVTQLSLAADDDGSGGRVLGGSWSTASAVPGADTLVLDSYWSG
- a CDS encoding transposase translates to MIDAMLYVNDNGTKWRALPVEFPDWLAAYRFFRRWRDQEDSPQDAERAIWHAYSFPD
- a CDS encoding TetR/AcrR family transcriptional regulator; this translates as MPKVSQAHLDARRRQILDAARARFATHGFAHTSMADIVTESGLSNGAIYRYFTSKDEIVIAVCEQAAEALPQALTAETVDGFLQHVRTMAREQDHARLVAQIYAEAAVSPPLAALVQQQLAERRAAVAALIPDRRREDAEQIAEAFVALCSSYSQQLAIRGDLDPAPFTAALMAIIKG